One Mycolicibacterium sp. TUM20985 genomic window, GTAGCCGCGCTCGCGAAGCAGTCGTGACGCGGTGCCCCAGACCACGAACAGTTCTTCGTACTTGGTGCGACCAAGACCGTTGAGGATCACCGCGATTCGCCGGGAACTCCCTGCGGGCTCGTCGGCAAGTACCCCGTCGACGAGCGTCACCGCGAGGTCGGCGGCCGTCGGCATCGGCTCGTCGCGCACGCCCGGCTCTCCGTGGATGCCGAGGCCCACACCCATCTGCCCCTCCGGAACCGTGAACAACGGCTGATCGGCGCCGGGCAACGTACAGCCGTCGAAGGCAACGCCGAGGGTCCTGGTGGCAGCGTTCGACGCTTCCGCGACGCGCAGGACACCGGCCATGTCCAGCCCGTCCTCGGCGGCGGCCGAGGCGCACTTGAAGACCGTGAAATCGCCTGCGATACCGCGTCTCTTGGCTTCCTCACCCGCGGGCGCACTGGCGATGTCATCGGTCACCGCGAAGTAGTGCGCGTCGATACCCTCGCCGCGGAGATCCGCGACGGCGAGCCCGAAGTTCATCACGTCGCCCGCGTAGTTGCCGGTGGTGAGCAATACCCCCGCGTCACCGTGGGCCGCCCGCGCCACCGACGCGGCTTCCTCCGCCGACGGTGACGTGAAGATGTTGCCGACCACCGCACCGTCCGCGAAACCCGGTCCGACGGTTCCGCAGAACGCCGGATAGTGGCCCGACCCGCCGCCGATCACCACGGCCACCTTGCCCGGCCGCGTCTCCTGGGCGCGGACCACGCCACCGGGCACGCCCGCGACGTATCTCGCATTGGCATCCAGGAATCCGACGAGCATGTCCTCGGTGAACCGCGCCGGATCGTCGTACAACTTGGTCATCGCAGTCGCTCCCCGGAGTCGGTGTCGAAAAGATACACCCGCTCCGGCGGCGCGCTGACGAGGACTTTCTGTTCGGGTCGGTAGTCCTCCTGCGCGGGCGTCTGGACCACGATGCCCTCCTCCATGCCCGCCACGGTGCTGGTGGCGAGGCCGAACTCGAGCAGGTGCTCGAAGTACGCCACGGTGGTACGCAGGCCGGGTCCGTCGCCGGCCGACATCGTGCAGTCCTGCGGACGGATGCCCACCGCAACCTCGGTACCGTCGGCGACCCCGGTCACGACGGTGTCCAACGCCCCCGCGCCCGAACGGATTTCGACCCTGGCGCGCCCGCCCTCGGACGTCACGACCCCGCGGAGGACGTTGATCTGGGGTTCGCCGACGAACTGCGCGACGAAGAGGTTCGCCGGGTCGTCGAACACCTCGTCCGGCGTGCCGAACTGTTGCACCACACCGGCATCCATCACCGCCAGGCGATCGGCCAGCGACAGCGCCTCGACCTGGTCGTGGGTGACGACGATCGTGGTGTAGCCGAACTCCCGCTGCAACACCTTCAACTCCCTGCGGACGCGCTGCCGCGCCGACGCGTCGAGGTGGCTCAGCGGCTCGTCGAGCAGTAGCACCGGTGGGTTGCGTACCAGGGCGCGGGCCAGCGCGACGCGTTGCTTCTGCCCGCTCGACAGCCCCGCCGGCCGCAGGTCCATCAGCTCGTCCATCTCCAGACGGCTGCTGATCGAGGACACCATCTGCTCGGCGCCCTTGACCTTGCGGGCCTTGAGTCCGTACAGCAGGTTCTCGCGCACCGACATCGGCGGGTACAGCGCGTAGCTCTCGAACCCGACGCCGATTCCGCGCTTGGCCGCGGGCAACTGCGAGATCTCCCGGTCACCGATGCGGATCGACCCGCTGGTCACCGTCTCGAGTCCGGCGATCATCCGCAGCGTCGTGGTCTTGCCGCATCCGGACGGGCCGAGCAGCGCCACTAGTTCACCCGGGGCGATGTCCAGGTTGATGCCCTTGACGGCCGCGAAGCTCTCCCGGCCCTTTGCCATGTAGGTCTTCACCAGGTCGGTCAGGGTGAGACTCTGCGCGGTCGTCGTCGCGGATTCGCGTGGCCTGTCGGTGGTGATGCTCACTGCGCAGCCTCCAGGCTCCGGTCGTCTGTACCTAGTCGTGCGGTGTCGTCATCTTCATCCGAGCGGGCGGCGAAGACGTGCACGTCGTCGGAGGCAACGGTCATCGAGACCGGGGCGCCCTCGGCGACCCCCTCCCGCCCCGAGGCGAGCACGATCAGCTGTTCGCCGCCCATGTCCACCGTCAGCTCGATGTTGCGGCCCAGTCGCTCGGCGAGGACCACCTTGCCGCGCATCTCTGCCGCACCGCCAGCCTCGCCGGCATCCCCGGCCACGTGAATGTCGCAGGGCCGCAACCCGACCCGGACGCGATCTCCGCCGTGAACGTCGAGTCCAGCCGGTACCGGTACGTCGAAGGCGCCCCGGCCGAGCCGGATCCGACCGTCCTCGACCTCACCGTCGAGGAGGTTGATCTCCGGCTGCCCGAGCGCACGGGCGACGAAGGTGTCCGCGGGACGCCGCCAGATCTCCTCGGGCGTGCCGATCTGGACCAGTTCGCCCGCCCGGAGCACGGCGATCCGGTCACCGAGGGCGAGGGCCTCTTGATAATCGTGCGTGACGTAGACGGTGGTGGTCTTCGACATCGCGCCCAGCTGCTTGAGTTCGGCCCGCATCGCGGCCCGCAGCTTGGCGTCGAGATGACTCAGCGGCTCGTCGAGCAGGTAGACGTCCGCGGGCCGAACCAGTACCCGGCCCAACGCCACGCGCTGCCGCTGCCCGTTGGACAACTCACGGGGAAAGCGCTTGAGCAGGTGGTTGATTCCGAGTGTCGTGGTGACCTGGTCGATGCGGTCCTTCTGTTGCGCGTCGGTGTACTTCCCGGTGCGACCGGACTTCAAGGGTGAGGCGAGATTCTCACTCACCGTCTTCTGCGGGTACAGCGCGTAGCTCTCGAAGGCCATCGCCACGTTGCGGTGGTAGGGCTCGACGAGGGTGACGTCGCTACCGCCGATCGTCACGGACCCACTGTCGATGTCGACCAGCCCGGCCAGGGACTTCAGCGTCGTCGTCTTCCCGGCGCCGCTGGGCCCGAGGATGACGAAGAACTCGCCGTCGGCGATGTCGACCGATAGGTCGCGTACCGCCTGCTTCTTACCGTAGGACTTGGACAGCCCCTTCAGCGTTACGGTGGCCATCAGGCTTTCACCGCCCCGAATGACAAGCCCCGCACCAGATATCTCTGGATGGTGAGCGCCAATATCAGTGGTGGTAGCGCGGCGATGATGGCCGCGGCAGCCGTCAGGTTGTAATACGCCTGCCCACCGCCGCCGAGGAACTTGGTGATCGCGACGGTGACCGTGCCCGCGTTGCTGTCGGCCAAAATCAGCGGGAAGACGTAGTTGTTCCAGGCGAAGATGAACGCCAGCAGCGCGGCGGCGGCGATGCCGGGCCGCACGATCGGCAGGGCCACCATGACGAAGGCCCGGGTGCGGCTGTAGCCGTCCAGGAGTGCCGCCTGCTCCAGGTCCTCCGGCAGGTCCTCGAAGTACGAGCGCAGGATCCACACCACCAGCGGCATGGTGACCAGCTGCAGCACCCAGATCATCCCGACCTTGGTGTCGAAGAGGCCGATCTGGTTGTAGATGACGAACAGCGGGACGATGACCATCAGCTCGGGGGCGAACCGGAACGACAGCATCTGGAACATCAGGTCGTTGCTGCCCTTGTACTTCCAGCGTCCCGCGGCGTAGGCCGCCGGGATGCCGATGACCAGCGAGACGATCACGGCGCCACCGCAGTTGATCAGGCTGGTCAGCATCGCGGTCTTGAAGTCGACGCTCGTCATCTCGGTGCCCTTGTTGGACAGCACCGTGGCGAAGTTGGACCAGCTCGGGCTGAACTGGAAGTAGGTGGTGGTCTGCTCCTCGGCGTTCTTCAGCGCCAGGATCACCATCCACACGATCGGGAACAGCGAGAAGACGAACCAGCCGATCAGACCGATGTCGGCGGCGACCGATCCCACGCCGAGCCGCTTCTGGCCGGGCAGCAGTTCGCTGCGCGTCGGCTTGAACTTGGTGAGTGCCATGATCGTTAGGACTCCGCTCCCGCAGCACGACGCTGCGCCTTGCCGAGCACGCTCACCAGATAGCGCGCCGTGATGAACACGATGATCCAGAGCAGCAGCATGTAGGTGCTGCCCCGGGAGTAGTTCAGGTTGATGATCGAATCCTCGAACGCGCCGATCTGCAACGTGCGGGTGGCGACGCCGGGCCCACCCGCGGTGAGCACGTAGATGTGGTCGAACACCTTGAGGTTGTCCATGAATCGGAAGATGACGGCCACCAGAATGTAGGGCCACAGCATGGGGAGCATCAGCTTGCGGAACATGTAGATCCCGGACGCCCCGTCCACCTGCGACGCCTCGAACGGCTCCTTGGGCAGCGAGCGGATGCCGGCCAGCACCAGGATCGCCACGAACGGGGTGAAGATCCACAGGTCGACCAGGACCACCGAGAACAGCGCGTTGCCACTCGACAACCAGTCGAAGGTGTTACCCAGTCCAAGAACGTGATTGAGGATGCCGAACTGCGGATTGAACATCAGCTTCCAGATCACGCCGGCGATCACCGGGGCGATCATCAACGGCAGGATCAACACCTTCTCGAAGATCTTGCCGATGATGCTCGAGCGATTGAGCAGCAGCGCCAGGCCGACGCCGAGCACGGTCTCCACCGCCGTCGCCGCCACGGCGAAGATGCCGGTGACCTTGACGCTCTGCCAGAAGACCTGGTCGCCCAGGACCGACTTGAAGTTGTCGAACCACACGAAGTGCGGGTCGGGGTTGACCGCGGCGTAGTTCAGGAAGGCGTAGTACGCGCCGACGAAGAACGGGTAGAGGATTCCGATGACGATCACCAGGGCGGGGATCGACAACAGGTAGGGCCGCAGGCGTCGCCGCCAGGTCGGGACCTCGGGTAGTTTGCGGCGCGTCGCCGAGGCGGCAGGCTGATCAGGTTGCGTCGCAACCGCTTTGGGGGTTTGTGTCGTCATGGGTGCCAGGACTCCTAGAGGTTGACCTTGGAGGTGTTGGTCTTGGCGAGGCTGCGCAGGCGCGTGGCCGCGTCATCGCCGCCGTAGATGTCCTGCAGCGCCACGGCCCAGTTCTGGGTGGTGTCGAAGAAGGCCTTCTGCGGGGTGAACTGGATCTTCGACTGACCGATGACGGTCTCGAACGTCTCGAGATAGCCGTACTGGTCGGCGGCGACCCTCTTGAAGGTGCCGTCGAACACGGACTTTCGGACCGGATCGGCGTAGGTGCCGCCCTCGACCGCCTTGTTCATCGACTCCTTGCCCGTGGCCCACTGCATGAACAACCAGGCGGGCAGCTTGTTTCGGCTGTTCGCCGACATCGCCCAACTCCACGTCCAGAGGTTGGTCTTGTAGTTGCCATCCGGTCCGGCAGGCCCCGGGTACCAGCCGAGGTTGCCCGCCTCCTTGCTGGCGCCTGGCTTGTTCTTCGGGTAGGTGGCACTGTCGGCGTCGAACACCATCATCGCCTTACCGTCACCGAGATCACCCGTGGCGTTGGGATAGTCGTACGTGGTCCACGACGTCGGCCCGGCCTGGTTCTGCATGTCGATCCACTTCTTCGTGAAGGCAATCGCCTTGTCGCTGGCCATCTCGGCGACGAGTTCGGAACCGTTGAACGAGTAGTCCACCGCGCCCTCGCGGGTGTACTGCGTCATGAAGCCGGGATGGATGGTGGCCCACGACTTCGAGCCGCGGGTGGAGATGCCGTAGCGGTTGTTCGGACGATCGGTCAGGTCCACGGCCAGCTGAATGAAGTCGTCGAGCTTGTCGGGCAGCTTGGTGATGCCCTTCTCGTCGAAGATCCGCTTGTTGTAGGCGACCACGTTGTTCTCGAAGCCCCACGGGATGGCCCACTGCCCGCCCGTGCCCAGCGGATTGCCGAGGGTGAAGTCCCACCGGGTCGAGGTGCGTAGGCCTTCGAAGATGTCCTCGAAGTCGTACTCGGCGCTGGTCGCCGAGCTGTTCTGCAACCACGGGTTGAGGTCCTCGACCCACCCGGGCGGACCGTACTGCCAGATGAAGTAGGCGCCCAGCATGAACGCGTCGTGCTTACCGGAACCGCCGGCCAGCTCGGTGTTCAGCTTGGTGAAGTAGTCGGCCTCCGGCACCAGATCGACGTTGACGGTGATGCCCGTGAGCTCGGTGAATTCCTGCAGCAACGGCTGGTAGGACAACTGGTACGGGTGCGGGGTCTGCAGGATGTTGATGGTCTGCCCGGAAGCCTTCTTCCAGTCGAAGCCTCCGGTGACTGCGGACGCGCCGTTCGGGGCACTGGCCTTGCCACCCACTCCGCAGGCGCTGAGCACGGGGAGGCTGGCAGCCGCCGCGCCGGCCAAGCCCATGGCGGCCAACATGTTTCGCCGCGACATCTGCGGCCCGGTCATACGATCTCGACTCATGTGTCTAGTCCTTCGTGAGGGTCTGGATTACGCCGGGATCAGGGAGACCTTGACCGATTCCTTGCCGCTGCCAACCAGGTCGAGCCCCTTCTGGAACTCGCTCAGCGGGAGTTGGTGGGTACAGATCTCATCGAGCGGTAGGACGCCGGACTCGATCATCTTGATGGCCGCGGGCCAGCAGTACGGCCCGAGATGGGCACCGAGGACGTCGAGCTCCTTGTCGTCGCTGATGATGCTCCAGTCGACGGTGACGTCACTGCCGAAGACGCCGTACTCGACGTAGCGGCCCAGCTTGCGCAGCGCGTTGAGCCCCTGGGGAACCGCGGACGGATGCCCGGTGCCCTCCAGGTAGACGTCGGCGCCGTAGCCGTCGGTGAGATCCTTGACGATCTTCTCGACGTCCTGCTCGGCGATGTTGATCGTGATGTCGGCGCCGCACTTCTTGGCCAGTGCGAGCTTCTCGGGTGCCATGTCCAAGGCGATGACGTGCATCGGGTTCTTGGCGCGGGCTCCGGCGATCATGCCGAGTCCGATGGGTCCACAGCCGGCGACGACGACGGTGTCCTCGAACGTGATCTGGGCGCGCTCGACGGCGTGCAGCGAGCAGGACAGCGGCTCGACGAAGGCGGCGTGCGCAGGCGGGATCGCACTGGAGATCTTGTGCACCAACGCTTCTACCGGGTAGGTCATGTAGCTGGCCATGGCGCCCGGGGTGCGGCGCTTGAAGCCGTAAAGATCGTGCGGCTGGCACATGTGGTACTGCCCGCGCTTGCAAAAGCGGCACTCCCAGCACGGCACGATCTGCTCGGACGTCACACGGTCACCCACCGCGATACCCCATCGGGTGGCGGCCTCGTCGTCGAGTTCGACCACACGGCCGACGAATTCGTGTCCGGGGATCACCATCGTCTCCGTCCACGCGGGACGGTTCTCGTCACCCCAGAACTTCGCGGCGCCGTGGTAGCACTTCAGATCACTGGCGCAGATTCCGACGGCTTCCACCCGAACGAGCGCCTCACCCGGCTTGCGGTGCGGAACCGCAACCTCTTCGAGTCGGTAGTCGTTGGGTCCGTGGCAGACGACGGCCTGCATCTTCTCGGGAATCTGATCGGTCATCCATGGCTCCTTAACGTGTGGCTCAGATCACGTTATCGGAGCTTCTGCACATTTGTCCAGAACGGATGTTCAGCTGAATTATTCTCTGAACAGATGCTCTGGTCCTTTTCTTGGGTGCCATAATGCCCCCATGTCCCCGTCGGCCCCGCGCACGCCGCCGCTGGACTCCGCCGTCGACACCGTGTCACCCGACGTCGAGGGCAGTCACTTCCCGGCGTCGCTGCTCTACACCGCGGCCCGGCTCTACTACGAGGACGACGCCACGCAGGCCGATGTCGCCGAACAACTCGGGACCAGCCGCGCGACGGTGAGCCGCCTGCTGGCCGAGGCGAAGCGCCAGGGCATCGTGCGGATCGAGGTGGTGCCGCCCGCCGAGGCCCGGCCGGGTGATCTGGCCGACCGACTGGCCAGAGCGCTCAATCTGACGTCGGTGTATCTCAGTCCGGCACTGCCCGCACCCGGACCGGGCCGCACCGTCATCGACGTGATGGGTCGCGTGTTGGCCCCCGCCGTCGGCCGCGCCCTCGGCGAAGCCGGTCTGCTGCCGGGTGACGTGCTGCTGGTGTCGTCCGGACGCACGGTGTACGAGGTCGCCCAGTGCGAGCTCGCCCCGCTGCCGGGCGTCGTCGTCGCCCCGACCGTCGGGGGCAACGATCAACCCGAGGAGTGGTACCAGACCAACGAGATCACCCGGCTGGTGGCCAATCGCGTTGGTGGACGGGCGAATTACCTGTTCGCCCCCGCACTACCGGGTGTCGAGCTGTACCAGTCACTGCTGAACGATCCCGGCATCCAGCGCGTGTTGCACCTGTGGCCGCGGGCGCGATGTGCCCTGATGGGTGTCGGCGCGCCGCCGCTGACCCGCGCCGACATCCCGCGGTTCGTTCCCACCGGATCGTCCTCGCTCCGCGCGGCGGTCGGCGACGTGTGCTCCCGGTTCTACGACCGCGACGGATCACCCGTCGAGTTCGAGGACGGCGAGCGGCTTATCGCCGTGGAACTCGATGCACTGCGCCACATTCCGGTCACCATCGCGGTGGCCGTCGGCAAGGAGAAGATCGAATCGATCGTCGCCGGCGCGCGGGGTGGATACTTCAACCACCTCGTCACCGATCCACTGACGGCGACCGAAATCCTGGCCAGTTCGGCCGTTTCCGACGGGACGTGATCTCGACGGGACGATTAGTCTCTCGCGCTCAGTGCTCCTAGTTCGTGCACGAGATTCCTGGTCGCGGGATAAAGCTGGCGCCACACGTCGTACAGCTCGTCGTAGCGTGCCCGGTTGGCAGGATCCGGCGTGATCTCCCTCTCGATCTTCGCCCAATCCGTCTCCGGTGCAACCAGATTCACGCCGATGGCAGCCATCAGTGCGTCCCCGTAGCTGGCACCGATCGCCTGCTCGGGAACCAGTTGTGCGCGACCGGTGATATCGCTGACCGCCTGCGCCCAGATCGGACTGCGCAGGCCGCCGCCCACCGCCACGGTCCGTCGCGCGGCATGCGCGTCGTCGAACATCTCGAGGATCTGCCTGATGCCGAAACCGATGCCCTCGTAGGCGGCTCGGAACAGGTGGCCGCGACCATGACGCAGGGTCAGGCCCGCGAACAGGCCACGCGCATCCGGGTCGAACACCGGGGTCCGCTCCCCCGCCAGATACGGCAGCGCGATCAGCCCCTCGCTGCCTGCGGGCACCTTCGACGCCTCGGCCATCAGCGTGTCGAATGACGCACCACCGGTGATGGTCTGCAGCCAGCCGATCAGGCTGCCGGCCGTCGACGTTCCCGCGGCCAGCGCGAGGGACCCACGCTCGATGCCCGCGGTCGTCCACAGCGCCGGATCGCTGTGGTACTCGTCGATGATCTGGACCAGGAACATCGTGGAGCCGTACATCAGCATCTGATCGCCGGGATTGTGGACGCCCACGGAGAACGCCTCCGAATAGGCGTCGACCGTCCCCGCCACCACCGGCGTGCCCCTCGGAATGCCGGTGGCCGCGGCCGCTTCGGCGTGCACGGTGCCCACGACCTCACTGGGCCAGATCAGGCGGGGCAGCGGCAGGTGCGCGCAGATCCGGCTCGCCCAGTCGGTGTTCCAGTCGAACTCGCGCGTCGCATAGAGCGGATCGCACTGGCTGGCGGTGTGATGGTCCAGCACGTATTCACCGGTCAACTTGGCGGCGACGTACGAGTTGGACCCGTACCACCCGGTGGCCCGCTCGAACACGTCGGGCTCATGGCGCCGGACCCATTCCAGCTTGGGTCCGACGGCCTGGCTCGACAGCAGCGTGCCCGCCTGCTCGAGGATGGCGTCGGCGCCGAATTCGGCCGTGAGCGAGTGGATTTCGGCCGTGGCCCGGGTGTCGACGCCGTAGAGGATGGCGGGCCGCAGCGGCGTCAGGTCGTCATCGCACAGCACCAGACACGGGCCGACACCGCTGACGCACATCGCGGCGATCCGCGAGTCCGCCGGAAGCTCGGCCGTCAGCCGCCTGCTGATCTCGCAGACTTCGGCCCACCACGTCGCTTCTGCGTCGACCTCGACCCAGCCCGGCCGGGGCAGGTTCACCGAATGCGGGATGGTCGCCGACGCGACGACGACGCCCGTCGGGTCGGCGAGGACGCCCTTGGTGCTCCCGGTGCCCATGTCGATTCCGAGAAGCAGCTCCACGGAGCAACCCTACGTCGCACGCAGAACCCCGGTGCACCAGAGTGCACCGGGGTTTTGCGGGTCAGTCCGCGGAGGCGGATCAGCCCTTGCGGGTCTTGACGGCGTCGGTCAGCTGCGGGGTGACCTTGAACAGGTCACCGACGATGCCGTAGTCGGCGATCTCGAAGATCGGCGACTCCTCGTCCTTGTTCACCGCGACGATGGTCTTGGACGTCTGCATGCCTGCCCGGTGCTGAATCGCACCGGAGATGCCGAGGGCGACGTACAGCTGCGGCGAGACGGTCTTGCCCGTCTGGCCGACCTGGAACTGACCCTCGTAGAAGCCGGAGTCGACCGCTGCGCGGGAGGCGCCGACCGCGCCACCGAACGCATCGGCGAGATCCTCGATGATGCCGAAGTTCTCCTTGCTCCCGACGCCACGACCGCCGGCGACGACGATCTTGGCCTCGGTCAGTTCCGGACGCGCGCTCTTCTGCGCGGGCTGCCGGGACGTGACCTTCGTGGCGTTCTCGGCCGGAGCGGGCACCTCGACGCTGACGACCTCACCGGCGCCGGCGACGGGTTCTGCCTCGAACGCACCGGGCCGGACGGCGATGACGGGTGAGTCACCCTCGGCCTTGGCCTCGGTGGTGTAGGCGCCGCCGAAGATGGAGTGCACGCCGACCGGGCCCTCCTTGATGCCGACGACGTCGTACAGCAGCCCGGAGTCGGTGGCGGCCGCAACGCGTCCGGCGACTTCCTTGCCCTCGGCGTTCGCGGCCACGACGATCGCGGCGGGAGACGCCGACTCGGCGAGCTCGACCAGCACGTCCACCTTGGGGGTGACCAGGTACTGCTCGGCGGTGTCCGACTCGGCCGCGTAGATCTTGGCGGCGCCTGCCGCCTTGAGCGCGTCGGTCAGCTTCTCGGTGGTACCGGGAGCGCCCACCACGACGGCGGACGGTTCACCGAGTACGCGGGCTGCGGTGATCAGCTCGCCGGTGATGTTCTTCAGATTGCCTTCAGCATGCTCGACGAGCACGAGTACTTCAGCCATTGCCTTTTGTCGCTCTCTTGCGTTGTGGGGAAGTGTGGTTGGGGTCAGAGAAGCTTCTGCGCGACCAGGTAGTCGGCGATCTGCTGGCCGCCCTCGCCCTCGTCGGTGACCTTCTCGCCTGCCGTCTTGGGCGGCTTCGGGGTGGCCGACGTGACGGTCGAGTTGGCGTTCGCGCCACCGACCTCGTCGGACTCGACGCCGATCCCGGCGAGCGTCAGCTTCTCGACCGGCTTCTTCTTCGCGGCCATGATG contains:
- a CDS encoding ABC transporter ATP-binding protein — protein: MSITTDRPRESATTTAQSLTLTDLVKTYMAKGRESFAAVKGINLDIAPGELVALLGPSGCGKTTTLRMIAGLETVTSGSIRIGDREISQLPAAKRGIGVGFESYALYPPMSVRENLLYGLKARKVKGAEQMVSSISSRLEMDELMDLRPAGLSSGQKQRVALARALVRNPPVLLLDEPLSHLDASARQRVRRELKVLQREFGYTTIVVTHDQVEALSLADRLAVMDAGVVQQFGTPDEVFDDPANLFVAQFVGEPQINVLRGVVTSEGGRARVEIRSGAGALDTVVTGVADGTEVAVGIRPQDCTMSAGDGPGLRTTVAYFEHLLEFGLATSTVAGMEEGIVVQTPAQEDYRPEQKVLVSAPPERVYLFDTDSGERLR
- a CDS encoding ABC transporter ATP-binding protein, with the protein product MATVTLKGLSKSYGKKQAVRDLSVDIADGEFFVILGPSGAGKTTTLKSLAGLVDIDSGSVTIGGSDVTLVEPYHRNVAMAFESYALYPQKTVSENLASPLKSGRTGKYTDAQQKDRIDQVTTTLGINHLLKRFPRELSNGQRQRVALGRVLVRPADVYLLDEPLSHLDAKLRAAMRAELKQLGAMSKTTTVYVTHDYQEALALGDRIAVLRAGELVQIGTPEEIWRRPADTFVARALGQPEINLLDGEVEDGRIRLGRGAFDVPVPAGLDVHGGDRVRVGLRPCDIHVAGDAGEAGGAAEMRGKVVLAERLGRNIELTVDMGGEQLIVLASGREGVAEGAPVSMTVASDDVHVFAARSDEDDDTARLGTDDRSLEAAQ
- a CDS encoding carbohydrate ABC transporter permease, producing the protein MALTKFKPTRSELLPGQKRLGVGSVAADIGLIGWFVFSLFPIVWMVILALKNAEEQTTTYFQFSPSWSNFATVLSNKGTEMTSVDFKTAMLTSLINCGGAVIVSLVIGIPAAYAAGRWKYKGSNDLMFQMLSFRFAPELMVIVPLFVIYNQIGLFDTKVGMIWVLQLVTMPLVVWILRSYFEDLPEDLEQAALLDGYSRTRAFVMVALPIVRPGIAAAALLAFIFAWNNYVFPLILADSNAGTVTVAITKFLGGGGQAYYNLTAAAAIIAALPPLILALTIQRYLVRGLSFGAVKA
- a CDS encoding carbohydrate ABC transporter permease; translation: MTTQTPKAVATQPDQPAASATRRKLPEVPTWRRRLRPYLLSIPALVIVIGILYPFFVGAYYAFLNYAAVNPDPHFVWFDNFKSVLGDQVFWQSVKVTGIFAVAATAVETVLGVGLALLLNRSSIIGKIFEKVLILPLMIAPVIAGVIWKLMFNPQFGILNHVLGLGNTFDWLSSGNALFSVVLVDLWIFTPFVAILVLAGIRSLPKEPFEASQVDGASGIYMFRKLMLPMLWPYILVAVIFRFMDNLKVFDHIYVLTAGGPGVATRTLQIGAFEDSIINLNYSRGSTYMLLLWIIVFITARYLVSVLGKAQRRAAGAES
- a CDS encoding extracellular solute-binding protein, producing the protein MSRDRMTGPQMSRRNMLAAMGLAGAAAASLPVLSACGVGGKASAPNGASAVTGGFDWKKASGQTINILQTPHPYQLSYQPLLQEFTELTGITVNVDLVPEADYFTKLNTELAGGSGKHDAFMLGAYFIWQYGPPGWVEDLNPWLQNSSATSAEYDFEDIFEGLRTSTRWDFTLGNPLGTGGQWAIPWGFENNVVAYNKRIFDEKGITKLPDKLDDFIQLAVDLTDRPNNRYGISTRGSKSWATIHPGFMTQYTREGAVDYSFNGSELVAEMASDKAIAFTKKWIDMQNQAGPTSWTTYDYPNATGDLGDGKAMMVFDADSATYPKNKPGASKEAGNLGWYPGPAGPDGNYKTNLWTWSWAMSANSRNKLPAWLFMQWATGKESMNKAVEGGTYADPVRKSVFDGTFKRVAADQYGYLETFETVIGQSKIQFTPQKAFFDTTQNWAVALQDIYGGDDAATRLRSLAKTNTSKVNL
- the eltD gene encoding erythritol/L-threitol dehyrogenase, whose translation is MTDQIPEKMQAVVCHGPNDYRLEEVAVPHRKPGEALVRVEAVGICASDLKCYHGAAKFWGDENRPAWTETMVIPGHEFVGRVVELDDEAATRWGIAVGDRVTSEQIVPCWECRFCKRGQYHMCQPHDLYGFKRRTPGAMASYMTYPVEALVHKISSAIPPAHAAFVEPLSCSLHAVERAQITFEDTVVVAGCGPIGLGMIAGARAKNPMHVIALDMAPEKLALAKKCGADITINIAEQDVEKIVKDLTDGYGADVYLEGTGHPSAVPQGLNALRKLGRYVEYGVFGSDVTVDWSIISDDKELDVLGAHLGPYCWPAAIKMIESGVLPLDEICTHQLPLSEFQKGLDLVGSGKESVKVSLIPA
- a CDS encoding sugar-binding transcriptional regulator, which produces MSPSAPRTPPLDSAVDTVSPDVEGSHFPASLLYTAARLYYEDDATQADVAEQLGTSRATVSRLLAEAKRQGIVRIEVVPPAEARPGDLADRLARALNLTSVYLSPALPAPGPGRTVIDVMGRVLAPAVGRALGEAGLLPGDVLLVSSGRTVYEVAQCELAPLPGVVVAPTVGGNDQPEEWYQTNEITRLVANRVGGRANYLFAPALPGVELYQSLLNDPGIQRVLHLWPRARCALMGVGAPPLTRADIPRFVPTGSSSLRAAVGDVCSRFYDRDGSPVEFEDGERLIAVELDALRHIPVTIAVAVGKEKIESIVAGARGGYFNHLVTDPLTATEILASSAVSDGT
- a CDS encoding FGGY-family carbohydrate kinase translates to MELLLGIDMGTGSTKGVLADPTGVVVASATIPHSVNLPRPGWVEVDAEATWWAEVCEISRRLTAELPADSRIAAMCVSGVGPCLVLCDDDLTPLRPAILYGVDTRATAEIHSLTAEFGADAILEQAGTLLSSQAVGPKLEWVRRHEPDVFERATGWYGSNSYVAAKLTGEYVLDHHTASQCDPLYATREFDWNTDWASRICAHLPLPRLIWPSEVVGTVHAEAAAATGIPRGTPVVAGTVDAYSEAFSVGVHNPGDQMLMYGSTMFLVQIIDEYHSDPALWTTAGIERGSLALAAGTSTAGSLIGWLQTITGGASFDTLMAEASKVPAGSEGLIALPYLAGERTPVFDPDARGLFAGLTLRHGRGHLFRAAYEGIGFGIRQILEMFDDAHAARRTVAVGGGLRSPIWAQAVSDITGRAQLVPEQAIGASYGDALMAAIGVNLVAPETDWAKIEREITPDPANRARYDELYDVWRQLYPATRNLVHELGALSARD
- a CDS encoding electron transfer flavoprotein subunit alpha/FixB family protein is translated as MAEVLVLVEHAEGNLKNITGELITAARVLGEPSAVVVGAPGTTEKLTDALKAAGAAKIYAAESDTAEQYLVTPKVDVLVELAESASPAAIVVAANAEGKEVAGRVAAATDSGLLYDVVGIKEGPVGVHSIFGGAYTTEAKAEGDSPVIAVRPGAFEAEPVAGAGEVVSVEVPAPAENATKVTSRQPAQKSARPELTEAKIVVAGGRGVGSKENFGIIEDLADAFGGAVGASRAAVDSGFYEGQFQVGQTGKTVSPQLYVALGISGAIQHRAGMQTSKTIVAVNKDEESPIFEIADYGIVGDLFKVTPQLTDAVKTRKG